The genomic region GGCGGGCACGACCTGGAGTTCTGTTCCCTCGGCGGCACGGGCGGGGATAGCGCACATGCCGCAATTGGATGCGCTTCGGGCCGTGGCCGTATTCCTGGTTCTCGTGTGGCATTGGTGGCCGCACGGCGGCACCGTGAATGCGATCAACAACGGTCGGATAGGTGTTGTCTTTTTCTTCGTGCTCAGCGGTTTCCTGATCAGCCGGATACTCCTTGAGCAACGCATCGCCGCCAAGCAAACCGGGGTGTCACGTCTTCAAGTGCTGGGTGCTTTTTTCGTACGCCGGGCCCTTCGCATCCTTCCCATCTACTACGTGACTATCCTTTTGCTGACTCTGCTGCCATGGACACCAGAGTCGTGGTGGAAGAACCTCGGCTACTTTGCGACTTATACCGCCAACGTTCGGTTCTGGCAGCAGGGTTGGTCGTTCGGTGCTCACCTCTGGACGCTCTCCGTCGAGGAGCAGTACTACTTGGCCTGGCCCTTGGTACTCCTCTTTGTCAACCTCCGCCTGCTACCCGCTCTTCTCTGCTTGATCGTGGCGGCCGCTCCTCTCTGCCGCTTCCTCGGAGCGGGCCACGAGCTCGTCTACGTTCTCACTCCGTGCTGCCTAGACAGCTTCGGCCTGGGGGCCGCGCTTGCCTATATGTGGGTGTGCCGCCCCCTGAACGAGAGGCACTTCCACTACGCGGCCGCCGGTCTGACGGGCGTGTTGGCACTTCTCACGGCCTGCGGGCGGGCGGGTCCAAGGGTTGTTTGGGAACCGCTCCTCCTCTCTCTGGCCGGTGTTCTGTTGGTTGGCAAGACAGCGCGGGGCTTCACGGGGCCGGTTGGCCGACTTCTGCAGTTGAAACCGATCACTCACGCCGGAAAGATCAGCTACGGTATCTACCTATTTCATCCGTTCGTCGGCTACTACTACGAGAGGCTGCATGCGCATGCCGCGGCCTTTGACTGGAGGTTGCCATTCGGGAGGCGGCTTCTTGTGCCACACTTTGGCCCGGAAGTGATGTTTGTTCTCTACACGCTGCTCAGCTTTGCTCTGGCCGCGCTCTCATGGTCGACGTTCGAGAGGCCGATCAACGATCTTCGACGACGGTTTGGGTACCTTGGCAAGCACGAGCCCCTGCCTCATGCCTGAAGACTGCCTGGAGCCCTTCTTGGCAACCTGCTTAGACCGGGCCTGGCCGCGCCCCGATATCCGGGCACCGTCCGCTTATCTTGACGGAGAGTTGCCATCGGCGACCGCTTGAATCACGGGAGGGATTTCATTGAATTCGCTCGAGCGCTGGCTCTTGGCACAGCTGCACGAAAGGCAGTATTGGGAGCAGGAGGCGACGGGAATTGCCGGGGGCCAGATCGCAGACCCCACCTGGTACAAGGATCGCGCGCGAAGCTTCCTCCAGATCCTGGAGACGCTAACCGGAGGCGAGCCTGCCGCTGCCTTGGGTCACCGGGTCGTCGAAGTTGGCAGCGGCCCGGTTGGAATCGTGGCCTTCATTCAAGCCCCCGATCGACACGCAATCGATCCCCTGGGCGATTACTACGGGGCGCAACCGGAGTTCGCGACGTTCCGGGACCGGGCCGTGACTTACACGACTGCCCGAGGCGAGGACTTGCCTTTCGAGGACGGGTCGGTCGACACCCTCATCTCCGAGAACGCCCTTGACCACGTCGAGCTTCCACGCCGTGTCGTCGCAGAGTTTGCGCGGGTCCTGAGACCTGGAGGGCGACTTTTCCTTCGGGTTGAGGTTTATCTCCCGGTTGGCGCCGCCATCCACTGGACTCTGGCGCGTACCCGTCTTGACCCCCTGCACCCGCACACCTTCACGCCTAGAAGCGTAGTGAGAATGCTTGCGGGGATGGATTGGGCCCCGCTCTATCAGGAGCTGAGCGAGTACGCGGTCGCTCGGCGGAAGGGTTTGGCATCACCCTCACGGCGGGGACGCCTTCTTGCCCTCATGGGCATGAATGCGATCATTCAGACGTTGGTGGTGCAGAAGCGGTGAACGGTCCTCCCGGGATCGCGCGATCAACTCCCCCGCGGATCTCTCGCCCCCGGGAGATCGGACCTGGCCGGGGATGAGAAGCGCCTGGTCCTGGCTGTCGTGAGACCGGCCGTGGCCCTGAAAGCGCGGGGGGCTTGCCAAGCCCATTGATCGACTTTACGATGCGACCGTGCCCGGTACCCTCACCCTTCCAGGCCTCTGGGTGGCTTACGCGGCGGGGGCGACGCTGGGCCTCGCGTCCGCTGCTTTGGAATGGCTGCTGGGCGGGCGACTCATACCCCCGGAGGCCGCGGCGGCGTACGGGATCTTCGGCGGTTTCACCGCCAGCGGGCTGCGCTGGGCTTTGGGTTTTCGCTTCGGCCCCGGGCCCGCCCGCACAGGGGCCCTCTCCGCGGTCGGTGCCTTCGGCTCGCTCTATCTAGTCTATTTCGTGAATGTCAAGATCCTCCCCAGTGAGCCTTACTACTCTGTGCGCAGCATCTTGGCGGATCTTGTGGTTCTCGCCGCAATCGTGGCCGCGGCGGTCTTGGTGGCGCACTCTCGCCGGGCCCAGAAAGCGCGCGAGCGGTGGGGTCGCCCGATGGTGTTTTTGGGGTTCGCCCTGCTTCTGGGGTGTTCGTCGGTTCTAGTGGCCCGTTGGCCGCATGCGCAGCCCGCAGTGGTAAGGGGAGGCAATGGCCCGGACCTGCTGCTCGTTGTTCTCGATTCGGCGAGACGGGACCGGTTCGGTCTCTATGGGAGCGTTCGCCCTACCTCCCCCGCAATCGACAGCCTGGCTCCCCGCGCGCGCATTTTTGACGCGGCCTACGCGGCGTCCTCTTGGACCGTGCCTTCCGTCTCCGAGATCCTCGGTCTCGGCTTGGTGGAGCGAACCCAGGTCCGAACCTTGCCCGAACAGCTTGCCGGCCTGGGCTACGTGACCGCCTGCTTCACCGACAATCCCCACATGAGGCGAGAGAGCTCATTGATGCGCGGGTTCGACCGGGTGGAGCGGAGCGTAGGGGAGTGGCGGCGGGTTCTTCAGGGCACAATCGTCAGTGAATTCATCGAAAGGCTGGACCCCGGGGATGACCAACGGCTGGCCGATCGGGCACTGGCGTGGGCCCGTCAACAGAAGGGTCCGTTTTTTCTTTACGTGCAATTGATGGATTCGCACACCCCCTATCGCCGACCTCCCATTGACGGCAAGCGGCGCAATGGCCGCCGCATCGAGTTCCCGCGCGCCGGCATGGAGATGACCGAGGAAGAGACGGAGGACGTGGTGGCCCGCTACGAGGCCGGCATCCACAGCGCAGATGCAGCGGCGGGACGCCTGGTCACGGCCCTCACGTCCCGGGGACGATCTGCACTCGCTGCGGTGACATCCGACCACGGGGAGAGCCTCGGGGAGTCAGGTCGGTGGTTTCACGGCGGAACCCTAGCTCCGGAGCTCTTGGCCATTCCTTTGCTGCTGGTAGGCGAAGGCGTGTCTCCAGGGCGAATCGCCACTCCCGAGGGGCATGAAGCTATCCGTCCGACCTTCTTGGCCGCGGCGGGCGCTCCTTGCCCGGACTGCTCCGGCCCCGACCTTCGGGTGGCGGTCGGAGACGGCATCATCGAGGGTGCGCTGCCCCCCCACCTCGTCTACCGCCTCACGAAGCGGTTCAAGCTGGTGATCGACAACCGGGAAGGGGTCAGGTCGCTCTTCGATCTGCGAGGCGATCCCCAAGAATCGAAGGACATCGCCCGCCAGCGTCCGCAAATCACAGAGAGCCTGGCCGTGGGCCTCGCTTTGAATGGCGGGGAGCGCGAGCGCGCTCCGATCCCAGCCGAACTCCGAGAGAGGCTAAACTCCCTCGGGTACGCACAGTAGCCGGCTGAGGAGATGTTGGGAGGGTGAGCATTCCTCAAGCCATCTTGGCCTCTTGGCTGGGCCTGACCCTGCTCGCTCCCTCCCTCACCTGGTCGCAAGAGCCGCCAAATCCCGAGACCCCCCCCGCGGAGCGACCTGGCCTTTTCCACTTTGGCCCCCTCTACGTCACACCCTATTTCCACATCGGCAATGTCGGCCTGGACACCAACGTCTTCTACTCGGCGACGGGCCGACAGACCGATGTAACGGCCACCGGGGGACCGGGGCTGGAGCTCTTGCTTCCCCTGGGAGCCGAGGCTCGCTTCCGCGTCAACGGAACGTTCGATTACCTCTACTTTGTGCGGACGGCGTCGCAGCGCCGTTGGAACGATAGCGGCGACGCGCGGCTGGAGTTCAAGACCGGACGGTCGGAGGGAAGCGTCGTGGAGTCGTACGCCCGGACCTTCACGCGTCCCAACCTCGAGGTCGATCAGCGGGTTCTGCAGACCACGGAGATGACGCAGTTGGATCTGAAGCGCCGGCTCTTCGGGAGGATCTCCCTCACCATCGGGGGCCTGCGGTCGAAGGCCGACGTAGACGCGGGCCAGTTGTTCCTGGGCACGAACCTTCGCGCCACCCTCAGCCGCGACGAGTACCGAGCGGCGGCCGGCCTAGGCTACGGGCTCACCGTCAAGACGTCCTTCGTGATCGAGGCCGACCAGCAGTGGGACCGTTTTCCGTTCGACACCGCGCGAGATGCGGACTCCAATCGGTTCGCGGCCGGCTTCCGGACCGACGAGACCGCTCTCATCTCCGGGAGGCTCCTGGGGGGGGTGCGCCTGCTCCGCCCGAAGGCACTTCCCGGCACTGAGAAACAGACGCCTTACGCCGATGTTGACGCCACCTTGAACGTTTCGAAGCGAACCAAGATCAGCGGCAGCTACAGCCGCGACCTGGTCTTCTCCGCCTTCGCGCCGGAAGGGCCCACTCCCACGGTGACGATGGAGGTGATCGGAGCCCGGATCGAGAAGTTCCTCGGAGACCGCGTGGATTTGAAGCTCTATGCCCGGGAGACACACTTGGTCACCGACGGAGCCATCATCGTGGTGATCCCGGGGCAGGCACCTGTAGTGGCCGTGCGCGATGACCGGGCCCGGGAGGCCGGGGTGGATCTCGGATACTTCTTCCGGCCGCAGTTACGCATGGGGGTGGCCGCCAGCTACATCGATCGGCACTCCACAATCTCGTACTTCGGCATCTCGGGGCTGCTCGTGGGTGGCACCGTCCAGTACAACCCGGGGCGACGGCTGCCCTGGTGAGTTTGACGGCCGCAGCGGCGCTGGGCAAAATGAGTTGATGCGTCATTTGTTCGGGCTTGCCCTCGCCGTCGTGTGCACCTGGGCCGTGTTCGCCGACGAGTACGAGATCGGCGCCGGGGATGTGCTTCAAGTGACGGTGCTGGGCCAGGCCGAGATGACCGGCAACTTCGCCGTGGACACAGAGGGATTGCTGACCTTCCCCGTCCTGGGCAAGGTGAAGGCGTCCCAGATGTCGACCCGGGAATTGGAGCGAAAGCTTACGACGCTCCTCGCCGACGGGTACATCAGGCGCCCGCAGGTCACGGTCACGGTGCACGAATACCGCAGCCAGAAGGTGTTCGTCACGGGAGAGGTTCAGCGGCCGGGGCCATACGCTCTCAAGGCCGACCGGTCTCTGCTGGCTCTCCTCGGGGACATCGGCCCCTTGACCCCCAACGCCGGCCACGAAGTCGTCGTGATGCGTCCTCCGCCCGGTGCCGCGGGGCCCGTCATCCCGCTCCCCCCCGCTCCGCCGGGAGGTGAGAGCTCGGGCTCTCCGGATGCCCTCACCCCTCCCGTCGCGGGTTCAGCCCTGGAGGTTCCGGGTGCTGACGTCTTCCACATCAGCCTGCAGGAGCTTCAATCAGGAAACCCGGAACGCAACATTCTGCTCCAGGCGGGCGACAACGTGTACATACCGCGGGCGGCGCAGGTCTACATCACGGGCAGCGTCGTCCACCCCGGACCCTATCGATTCCAAGAGGGAACGACGCTTCTCCAGGCCCTGACCGTGGCGGGGGGCGTTACGGAGCGGGGTTCGGCGAAGCGGGTCAAAGTCATCCGCACCGTGGCGGGTAAGAAGCAGGAGGTCAAGCTGCAGTTGAGCGACCTCGTGCAGCCCGAAGACACGATCGTGGTGCCCGAGCGCTTCTTCTAGCCGTCGAAGCCCTACGGCGGCAAGCATTTGAGGTATACTAGAGAGAGTTATCCCTCTGCTTAGCGAGGTGCCATGAACGAACAGGTGGTCCTCCAGGACGCTCGCCGCTACCTGGCGATGATCCACAAGCGTCGAGGGATCTTGATCACCTGCCTGGCCCTAAGCTTGGTCGTCGCCGTCCTCTATAACTACACCACGCGCCCCGTTTACCAAGCTACGGCCCAAGTTCTCATCGACCGCGACACGCCCAACGTCCTCCCCAACAAGGAATTGGTCGACGTCGTGCAAGCGGGCGCGGACTACTACCAGACGCAGTACCAACTCCTGCGCGGCCGCATGCTGGCCCAGAAAGTAGTGGAACGACTGGGCATGCAGAAGGGTGCCGAGTTCCAAACCGGTCCCTTGATGACGCCCTGGGAGCGCTTCCAACGACGCTTCCTGGGAAAACTGCCCGCCGCGACCCTGGACAGCGACGGCATGCTGCTCTCGCCCGCGGTAGCGGCCTTCCGGTCCCGGGTCACGGTCGAGCCGGTCCCGGGCAGTCGCTTGGTCAACCTGCGCTTCACCGCGTACGACCCGGACCTCGCCGCCCAGGCCGTCAACGCCCTGGCCCAGCTCTATATCGAGCAATCCCTGGAGTTTCGGTTCACCACCTCTACCGAAGCCACGGGCTGGCTCGGAGACCGCCTCAAGGAACAGCAACTGAAGGCGGATCTCGCGGAGAAGGCCCTCCAGCAGTACCGCGAGAAAGAGGGCCTCGTCAATCTCGAGGAGAAGCAGAGCCTCGTCGAACAGAAACTATCCGCCTTGAACGCGGCCATGTTGAACGCCCGCACGGAACGCATCACCAAAGAGACCGTCTACAACCAAATGAGGAACCTGGGGTCCTCCCTCGAGACTTTTCCCCTGGTGCTGGGCAGCCCCGTGGTCCAGAACCTGAAGACGCAGCTCGCCGACCTGCAGAAGGACCAGGCCCGTCTCTCGGAGACGCTCGGGGACAAGCACCCGGACATGATCAAAGTGCGGAACCAGATCCGGGCTACCGAGGAGAAGCTCCGCAACGAGATGCACAACGTCGTGCGGGCCGCGGAGACGGACTACCGGACGGCTGGCCAGCAGGAGGCCAACCTCCAGGCCAGCCTCGAAGTCGTGAAGCGCGAGGCTCTCGAGGTCAACCGAAAGGCGATCGAGTTCGGGGTCTTGAAGCGCGAGGTGGAGAGCAACCAGCAGCTCTACAAGGAGCTGCTCAACCGGAATAAGCAGACGGGCCTCGAGACCGAGCTCAAGACCACCAACATCCGGGTGGTGGAGAAGGCGGAGGTACCGCGGGCGCCCATCTCCCCCCAGCGGATGCGGAATTATGAGCTCGCGGTCCTCATCGGCCTCGCCCTCGGCATCGGCCTCACCGTCCTTTTCGAGCACCTCGACAACACGCTCAAGACGCCGGAGGACGTGAAGGAGCACCTGGGCCTGCCTTTCTTGGGAATGGTGCCAGACGTGGGAGCCCGGCCGACGGCCGCGGGCACCCCCCGGGCCTCGCCCCTCATCTTGAAGAACCCCCAGTCCGCGGTGGCGGAGTCCTACCGCGTCCTCCGCACGAACCTGATCTTCTCTTCCGCGGAAACCACGGGCCGGGCGCTCGTCGTGAGCAGCGCCAACCCCGGCGAGGGGAAGACAACGACGGTCGCGAACCTGGCTTCGTCCCTCGCCCTCAACGGAGCCAGGGTATTGGCCGTCGACGCCGACCTCCGGCGACCCACCATGCACCAGCATTTCGGAATCGCCAAGACGCCGGGCCTCACCGATCTGATCGTGGGGAAGTGCCAAGCCTCCCAGGCCATCCAGGCCACACGCTTCAAGGGCTTGCAGGTCTTGCCCTGCGGCTACGTGCCTCCGAACCCGGCGGAGCTTCTGGGCTCGCCTGCGATGAAGCACGTCGTGGAAGCCCTGAAGAGCCATTACGACTGGGTGCTCATTGACACCCCCCCCATCCTGGCCATGGCCGACACCCCTGTTCTCTGCCCCCTGGTGGAAGGCGTCATCCTCGTGGTGGGGGCGGAGGTGAGTGGCCGGCCCACCCTTCAGCGGGCCGTAGACCAAATCCTCAACGTCGGAGGGAAGATCACCGGGGTCGTCCTCAACAAGGTCAACCTCGAGCGTAACTCCTACTACTACGGGCAGTACTACGGAGAGTACTACCGGGCCTACTACGCGGAGGGCTCCTCCCGGCAGATGCGGGCGGCGGGCGACGAGCCCCGGCCCGGACCCCGACCCGTCCGGCGGTCGTGAGTCCATAGCCCTCAAGCACCGCTTGAAATGGGAACCCGAAAAGTGCTATGGTATAAGGGTCTCTCTCTGAGGACCGACATGCGCAAAGCCGCCGCCGTAGTTCTCGCGGGCCTCCTGAGCGCACCCCCGGTGAGCCTCGGATCGGCCCCTGTGCTGGGGACGATCCAGGGGGTGGTGACCCTGGATGGGCGACCCCTGAGCGGGGTGGCGGTGGCCTTCATCGACCTCCAATCCGGCAACGTAGTGCGGGCCACGACGGGCTCCAATGGGGCCTTCGAGACCAGCGCCGCGGCCGGGCAGTACGCGGTGACGACGGAGAGCCAGGCGGGCCTGGTCGTGGGCCGGGCGCCGGTGCGGGTCGCGGTCGTGCCGGGGCGCGTAGCTTCCGCCGAGATCGAGCTCTTCGCCCAGACGACGGCGATGCTGCAGGAGCCCCCCCAGAAGCCCACGGCGACCACGACGACGCCGAACATCCCGGCGGCGCAGCAGCAGCCTCCGACCACGACCGCCCCCACCACCGGCGCCGGTGCCGCAATCAACTTCGAGCCCGTGACCTGCTTCGTGGCGGGGGAGTTCCCCCTCCTCGACGCTGGGATCGAGCCCCTGTCGAGCGTCGCGCGGGCCCGGACCTACTTCAAGGCGGCCCAGGGAGCGAACTTCTACTACGTGGAGATGACCCAGGAGGCAGGACGCTTCTTCGGCAAGCTCCCCCGGCCCAAGATAGAGGCGAGCCCGCTCACCTACTACCTCCAGGCCACGACCACCGAGTTCGAGGAGAGCCAGACCCCCGAGATCGAGGCGATAGTGGTCGAGAAGAAAGAGGACTGCGGCGACCGCAAGATCGCCGCCTTCGGGCCTCCAGGCGAGGTCACCGTCTTCTCGGCCGCCACCGGGGCCTCCATCGCACCCCTCGGCTTCGCGGCGGGCGGGGCGGCCATCGCCCTCGGCACCGTCCTGCTCATCCTCGGCGGGGCCGCGGCGGCGGGGATCACGACCGCGGTCGTGACCAACCCCCAGTCCACGCCCCCCCCGGCAACTCCCAGCCCCACCGCGATCCCGGTGGCCATCCCTACCCCGATAGCCACGCCGACGCCGATCACTACGTTCCGTTAGGAGGAGAGGGCCAACCGCTCTGGCCCGCCGAGCGGACGCTCAGCGCCAGGTGATTTGGTTCTTCAGGCTGTCGCCCTTGTTGGCGGTGACGAGGACCTCGGTCGACCAGGAGGTCGTGCCGTCCTTCCAGGATGCGGAGACCTCCCCGAGCAGGGCCCGCTGCTGCGGTTCCACATCCCGCACCTTGGAGGCGAACGGCGCTCCTGACCCCGTGCCGTTCACGGCGGTGGTGACGCTGATGGCCCCAACCCGGATCGCCTTCTTCCCATCGTTCACGAGGTAGAACTTCAGGCTGTAGTTGTCGTTGGGGCGAATGCCCGAGGCCGGGTTCATCTCGAACTCGATCCGGCCCAGGAAGTCGGGGGCCTTCTGGACGGCCGCCCCGTCGAAGCCGGCCAGCCCGTCCTGGGCCTTCTCCGTCTTGACCACCGTCCGGCCGGGGACGAACTTTTTCCGGGCGGCGTCGCGGAGGGCGATCGCATTCGTCCGATCGCCCGCGGCCTTGGCGTTGCCCGGGTCGAGCCTCAAGACGTCGTCCAGGGCGCCGATGGCGGCGTCGTACTGGCGGGAGGCGAGCGCGCTGTCCGCCTGCGCCTGGAGGCTGGCCACCTGGGCCGCGGTCTGCTGGGCGCGGAGCGCGTCCGCGGAGGGCCCTGTGGCAGTGGCGGCAGGACCGGGCGTCGGCCCCGCCTTCTTGGGGGAGGCCGAGGGGGTGGGAGGGGCGGGCGTCGCGAGGGTGGGCGGCGGCGTCGGCTTGACGATCGTGATCGCTTCTTCGACGGTGGGACGAGGGGTGGGCTCGACCGCCACCGTGGTGGGCGGGGGCGGAAGCGGAGGCAGGGTCGGATTCGGGATCTGTGAGGCCGGAGAGGGTGTTTGGACGACTCCGGGGGATTGGCCCGGCACCGGTAAGAAGCGCCGGGCCACGAAGAGCCCGCCGCCCACGACGGCGACGACGCCAAGGCCGAGAGCGGCGTAAAGGCCGGTCCGCGAGGAAGCCTTGCCGCGGGCGGGGACCGCGGGCGCGGCCGGAGACCCCGCCGGGTGAGGCCGCGGGCGCGGGCTCGGGGGAGCCTCCTTCTTGAGGGCGATGGGCTTTGCCGTCGGACTCACTCGGGGTGTCGGGGTGCTGGAGGCCGGTGGCGCGCTCGGACGGGGGGCATGGGGGGCGCTCGGCGGGCGCGGAGCCCGTGCTGGGGCCTCAACTTCCACATGGGGCGGGGGGGCGGGTCGTGGGATCGCGGGGAGGGTGGCCTCGCCCAGTGCCTCGTGCGCGGGGTTGAGGGCCATCGTTGGCTCCAGAGGCGCCCCGTTCAACTCGACGGTCGGCTCCACCTCGGGCGTGACTTCCGTGGCCTCCATGAGGAGGGTGGGCTCGTTTTCCTCCGGGGCCGCCGCCGGCGGAGCCTCGACCAGGGTCTCCGCCGTCTCGTCCTCAAAGAACGTAGCCGGGTACGCGGCCGGCTCGGGGATCGAGTCCGGCTCGAATCGCGCTGGTTCCTCGGGGGAGGTAGCCCCGGCCGACTCCTCCGCTAGAAATTCGGGCTCCGTCGGCGACGCGGCGGGCTCCGCGCTTTCGGCGTGTGACGAAGCCTCTACCTCTGGCCCGACCTCGAGGAACGGCGACTCCCCATGCGTCTCCGGGGCGACCAGAGCCTCGGGGGCGGCCAGCGCCTCCGGCCCCAGGGCCAGGGTCTCGCTCTCGGCCGAGTGCTCCGGGGGGGGCAGGGGGATTGGGGGGGGGGCCGGCGGCTGCGCGGGCGCACGGGGCAGGATGCATTGGAGCATCACCACGTCGGCCTCGCCGGGGGTGCCCAGCCAGACGATGTCGCCGTTGCGCAGGGGTACGGGCTCGCTGACGCGGCTGTCGTTCACGTGGACCCCGCGCACGCTGCCCACATCGTGGATGGTAACGCCCGTCGCATCGATGACCAGGCGGGCGTGGAGGGGGCTCACACCGGGGAGAACCAGCCGGAAGTCCGATGACGGATCGGAGCCCACCGAAATGCTCTGGGCTCCCTCGTCGAGGACGAACCGCGTGCCGGCCAGCGGACCACCAAGGACGGTGAGGGACGGTCGCTTATGGTCCGCCATCTCGTTATCCCCGCTCCCTCACGGGAGACGATTCTCTGTTCGAAAGGTCTCTAGATTCTAGGGTTGCCGCCGATGAGGGTCAAGCGAGGCCGCTGCCGGTGGGATCCGGCGTTCCTCTTCGCCCGTTAGAATCCGAGGTCACTCGGCCTTTAGCGGTCATGAACTTGGCGAGGTCCGTGCCGTTTGACGCAGCGCCAGAGCCGACAGGGCAACGTAAGTGAGGGCGTTGGCGGGGATCTGCCAATTGAAGTCCACGAGGGCGTGAAACCCGAGGGCGATGAGCGCACCCAGGATCCCGGCGTCGAGCGGCGTGTGGGAGGCCGCGCGCGCGGCGGCCCGAAAGAGGGTGACGAGGAGGCTGGCCACGAGCGCGCTCCCCACCAGGCCAAGGTCGAGAAGGACCTGGAGGTAGTCATTGTGGGCCTCGCCGATGAAGAGCATCCGCCAGATTGTCTGGTAGCGGAGATAAGCGGTTCCGAAGGCGTTGAAGCCCACTCCAAAAAAGGGGAAGCGCGGGATCATCTGCGCCATGTCCCTCCAGAGGATGAGCCGGCTCGCCTCGAGACCGCGCTTCTCGAAGCCCTCGACCACTCCAGAGAGTCCGATCCAGGCCAGGCCCAGGATCGCGATGGCGGCAATCACGACCACGGCCTGGCGGCGGTGCCGGAACGCGAGGGGCAGGGCGACGATGGAGACGGCAAAGGCCACGACCCCGCCCCGCGACTGCGAGGCCAGGAGGCCCACCACCACGAACATCGCGACCGTGGCCTGGCGAATGGCAGCGTTCCCCTCCGGGCCGCCCAGGGCCAGCCAACCCACCCGCCTCCGCCGCCACGCCCTCCCCAGCCTCTGGAAGGCCTCGACCGTGAAGGCAAGGGCGAGGGGTATCGCCATCACCAGGTAGCCCGCGAAGTGGTTCCGGTTGACGTAGGGGCCGAAGACCGCGTAGTCGTGGGTGGGTTTCCAGAGGCCGTAGATCGTGGTGGTGCCCGCGGCGGCCTGGAGGAGGGCCACCAGGGTCAGCAGAACTCCGGTGGCCACCACCACCCCCGCCAGGCGGCGGCGCCAGCGCTCCTCTCCGAACTCCCGGAAGACGGCGCCGAAGAACAGGCTGAAGGCCACCAGGAAGGCGAGCCCCCGCCAGGTGTCGGGCGGGCTCACCGACACCGGCCGCCAGGCAGTCAGGGGTGGCATAAGGAGAGTGTCGCTGTAGAAGGAGAA from Vicinamibacteria bacterium harbors:
- a CDS encoding carboxypeptidase-like regulatory domain-containing protein, with product MRKAAAVVLAGLLSAPPVSLGSAPVLGTIQGVVTLDGRPLSGVAVAFIDLQSGNVVRATTGSNGAFETSAAAGQYAVTTESQAGLVVGRAPVRVAVVPGRVASAEIELFAQTTAMLQEPPQKPTATTTTPNIPAAQQQPPTTTAPTTGAGAAINFEPVTCFVAGEFPLLDAGIEPLSSVARARTYFKAAQGANFYYVEMTQEAGRFFGKLPRPKIEASPLTYYLQATTTEFEESQTPEIEAIVVEKKEDCGDRKIAAFGPPGEVTVFSAATGASIAPLGFAAGGAAIALGTVLLILGGAAAAGITTAVVTNPQSTPPPATPSPTAIPVAIPTPIATPTPITTFR
- a CDS encoding polysaccharide biosynthesis/export family protein, with the translated sequence MRHLFGLALAVVCTWAVFADEYEIGAGDVLQVTVLGQAEMTGNFAVDTEGLLTFPVLGKVKASQMSTRELERKLTTLLADGYIRRPQVTVTVHEYRSQKVFVTGEVQRPGPYALKADRSLLALLGDIGPLTPNAGHEVVVMRPPPGAAGPVIPLPPAPPGGESSGSPDALTPPVAGSALEVPGADVFHISLQELQSGNPERNILLQAGDNVYIPRAAQVYITGSVVHPGPYRFQEGTTLLQALTVAGGVTERGSAKRVKVIRTVAGKKQEVKLQLSDLVQPEDTIVVPERFF
- a CDS encoding methyltransferase domain-containing protein produces the protein MNSLERWLLAQLHERQYWEQEATGIAGGQIADPTWYKDRARSFLQILETLTGGEPAAALGHRVVEVGSGPVGIVAFIQAPDRHAIDPLGDYYGAQPEFATFRDRAVTYTTARGEDLPFEDGSVDTLISENALDHVELPRRVVAEFARVLRPGGRLFLRVEVYLPVGAAIHWTLARTRLDPLHPHTFTPRSVVRMLAGMDWAPLYQELSEYAVARRKGLASPSRRGRLLALMGMNAIIQTLVVQKR
- a CDS encoding polysaccharide biosynthesis tyrosine autokinase, producing MNEQVVLQDARRYLAMIHKRRGILITCLALSLVVAVLYNYTTRPVYQATAQVLIDRDTPNVLPNKELVDVVQAGADYYQTQYQLLRGRMLAQKVVERLGMQKGAEFQTGPLMTPWERFQRRFLGKLPAATLDSDGMLLSPAVAAFRSRVTVEPVPGSRLVNLRFTAYDPDLAAQAVNALAQLYIEQSLEFRFTTSTEATGWLGDRLKEQQLKADLAEKALQQYREKEGLVNLEEKQSLVEQKLSALNAAMLNARTERITKETVYNQMRNLGSSLETFPLVLGSPVVQNLKTQLADLQKDQARLSETLGDKHPDMIKVRNQIRATEEKLRNEMHNVVRAAETDYRTAGQQEANLQASLEVVKREALEVNRKAIEFGVLKREVESNQQLYKELLNRNKQTGLETELKTTNIRVVEKAEVPRAPISPQRMRNYELAVLIGLALGIGLTVLFEHLDNTLKTPEDVKEHLGLPFLGMVPDVGARPTAAGTPRASPLILKNPQSAVAESYRVLRTNLIFSSAETTGRALVVSSANPGEGKTTTVANLASSLALNGARVLAVDADLRRPTMHQHFGIAKTPGLTDLIVGKCQASQAIQATRFKGLQVLPCGYVPPNPAELLGSPAMKHVVEALKSHYDWVLIDTPPILAMADTPVLCPLVEGVILVVGAEVSGRPTLQRAVDQILNVGGKITGVVLNKVNLERNSYYYGQYYGEYYRAYYAEGSSRQMRAAGDEPRPGPRPVRRS
- a CDS encoding acyltransferase is translated as MPQLDALRAVAVFLVLVWHWWPHGGTVNAINNGRIGVVFFFVLSGFLISRILLEQRIAAKQTGVSRLQVLGAFFVRRALRILPIYYVTILLLTLLPWTPESWWKNLGYFATYTANVRFWQQGWSFGAHLWTLSVEEQYYLAWPLVLLFVNLRLLPALLCLIVAAAPLCRFLGAGHELVYVLTPCCLDSFGLGAALAYMWVCRPLNERHFHYAAAGLTGVLALLTACGRAGPRVVWEPLLLSLAGVLLVGKTARGFTGPVGRLLQLKPITHAGKISYGIYLFHPFVGYYYERLHAHAAAFDWRLPFGRRLLVPHFGPEVMFVLYTLLSFALAALSWSTFERPINDLRRRFGYLGKHEPLPHA
- a CDS encoding sulfatase; this encodes MPGTLTLPGLWVAYAAGATLGLASAALEWLLGGRLIPPEAAAAYGIFGGFTASGLRWALGFRFGPGPARTGALSAVGAFGSLYLVYFVNVKILPSEPYYSVRSILADLVVLAAIVAAAVLVAHSRRAQKARERWGRPMVFLGFALLLGCSSVLVARWPHAQPAVVRGGNGPDLLLVVLDSARRDRFGLYGSVRPTSPAIDSLAPRARIFDAAYAASSWTVPSVSEILGLGLVERTQVRTLPEQLAGLGYVTACFTDNPHMRRESSLMRGFDRVERSVGEWRRVLQGTIVSEFIERLDPGDDQRLADRALAWARQQKGPFFLYVQLMDSHTPYRRPPIDGKRRNGRRIEFPRAGMEMTEEETEDVVARYEAGIHSADAAAGRLVTALTSRGRSALAAVTSDHGESLGESGRWFHGGTLAPELLAIPLLLVGEGVSPGRIATPEGHEAIRPTFLAAAGAPCPDCSGPDLRVAVGDGIIEGALPPHLVYRLTKRFKLVIDNREGVRSLFDLRGDPQESKDIARQRPQITESLAVGLALNGGERERAPIPAELRERLNSLGYAQ